The Prochlorococcus sp. MIT 1300 genome has a window encoding:
- a CDS encoding TMEM165/GDT1 family protein has translation MTLSLLVSTFFTVFLAELGDKTQLATVALSGTSNRPGAVFFGSASALVLASLLGALAGGSIAELIPTDYLKLLASLGFLTIGVRLLLPTFKIKSSLQQEIDGNETTDA, from the coding sequence ATGACTCTTTCACTACTAGTATCTACATTTTTTACAGTTTTTCTAGCTGAATTAGGAGACAAGACACAGCTTGCGACTGTTGCCCTCAGTGGAACATCTAATAGGCCTGGCGCAGTATTTTTTGGTTCAGCATCTGCCTTAGTCCTCGCGAGTTTATTAGGAGCCCTGGCAGGAGGGTCAATCGCAGAGTTGATTCCTACTGATTACCTAAAGCTATTGGCATCCTTAGGCTTTTTGACAATTGGGGTGAGATTATTGCTCCCAACCTTCAAGATAAAAAGTTCTCTCCAGCAAGAAATTGATGGAAATGAGACTACTGACGCTTAA
- a CDS encoding TldD/PmbA family protein, with translation MQTSKKANDRPQKDSRSIDLEWRSKLEDLINKGISAGADFVEIFIEQTDNIGVLAEEDCVTSVSPSYGIGAGIRVFRDLKDGFYSTNDLSQNGLTRALCQALEMLGLDPTTNSNLQFNGLKNISDYAKEKKLYLTSCPVISEASDRLLLGTNLLLKYSKHANVRRASYSRNFQQVLIASSDGTFARDFRLSQSSGLNIIVSDGDHRASIGRRYGSSSNPQDLCNWNIDSSARDVCESAGKMLYAEYVNASQMPAILANKFGGVIFHEACGHLLETTQIERGTSPFSEMIDCKIANTAVTAIDEGRTKEAFGSISIDDEGMESQKTVLIENGILKNFISDRAGELRTGHKRTGSGRRQSHSFAAASRMRNTYIAAGSYTPQQLIASVDEGLYCKSMGGGSVGPTGQFNFSVEEGYLIKNGQLDKPVKGATLIGEAKEIMPRISMCANDLDLAAGFCGSISGNINVTVGQPHIKVDSITVGGR, from the coding sequence TTGCAAACATCTAAAAAAGCCAACGATCGCCCACAAAAGGATTCTAGATCTATTGATCTAGAATGGCGCAGTAAACTTGAAGACCTTATAAACAAAGGAATATCAGCAGGAGCGGATTTCGTTGAAATATTTATTGAACAAACAGATAATATAGGAGTCTTAGCTGAAGAGGATTGCGTAACAAGTGTCAGTCCTTCATATGGAATAGGTGCAGGAATAAGAGTCTTTAGAGATCTAAAGGATGGTTTTTATAGTACTAACGACCTTAGCCAGAATGGGTTAACTAGAGCACTCTGCCAGGCCCTCGAAATGCTGGGGTTAGACCCAACAACTAATTCGAACCTACAATTCAATGGTTTAAAAAATATCAGTGATTACGCTAAAGAAAAGAAATTGTACTTAACCAGCTGCCCTGTAATCTCTGAAGCTAGTGATAGATTGCTATTAGGGACAAATCTGCTTCTAAAATATAGTAAACATGCAAATGTTCGTAGAGCTAGTTACTCGCGTAATTTTCAACAAGTTCTTATAGCATCGAGTGATGGAACTTTTGCTAGGGATTTTAGGCTAAGTCAATCATCTGGCCTGAATATTATTGTTTCAGATGGTGATCATCGAGCTTCTATAGGAAGAAGGTATGGGTCTTCCTCAAACCCTCAAGATTTATGTAATTGGAATATAGATAGCAGTGCAAGAGATGTCTGTGAAAGTGCTGGTAAAATGTTATATGCAGAATATGTAAATGCCTCTCAAATGCCAGCTATTCTAGCCAATAAGTTTGGAGGAGTTATTTTTCATGAGGCTTGCGGACATCTTTTAGAAACTACACAGATTGAAAGAGGTACATCTCCATTCTCAGAAATGATAGATTGCAAGATTGCTAACACCGCAGTAACTGCAATTGACGAAGGAAGAACCAAAGAAGCCTTTGGGTCAATATCAATAGACGACGAAGGAATGGAGTCACAGAAAACGGTTCTAATAGAGAATGGAATTCTTAAGAACTTCATTAGTGATAGAGCTGGTGAACTGCGGACGGGACACAAACGAACCGGCAGCGGAAGAAGACAAAGTCATAGCTTTGCTGCAGCAAGTAGGATGCGTAATACCTACATTGCAGCTGGAAGCTATACACCCCAGCAATTGATTGCATCCGTAGATGAAGGCCTTTATTGCAAATCTATGGGTGGAGGTAGTGTCGGCCCTACAGGGCAGTTTAATTTCTCAGTAGAAGAGGGATATCTAATTAAAAATGGCCAGCTTGATAAGCCCGTTAAAGGAGCTACATTAATAGGAGAGGCTAAGGAAATAATGCCCAGGATATCAATGTGCGCAAATGATTTAGATCTTGCAGCAGGATTCTGTGGATCTATAAGCGGGAACATCAATGTAACTGTTGGCCAACCACATATAAAGGTGGATTCTATAACTGTAGGAGGTCGATAA
- a CDS encoding RNB domain-containing ribonuclease — protein sequence MMLFTVSSLIEHIRPQGEIEVKKLEKILKLTKKADRQKLEIAINALSRLGLLKQLDNGIIQLNDTDSFVEGKLRCSSKGYCFALRDDEGEDIYIRDQYLNHAWNGDRVLVKVTREGIRRRSPEGTIQCILERSTTNLLGVVDKQEDELYALPLDDRLLTIIKLPEADSCYFQENPELSLVEVKIDKYPLAQFPAEGHVARPLTLKGGLSGDRDILLTKASLQDLPKPPRCSLKATNSANRLDLTKQPSILLRSWTSESSPTLPAVHVQPHNGGFHLWVHSPAIAERVTIGNTLESWLRERNQAHCLGDIWIPLLNKTLEARTNFKLNEVQESVSVKLEIDSEGDLKDWEFALSSIKPVAEVNQQHLEAISTRKPKARTIPSTLKSIKEELDQINDLIHCSRALKRSEIQAGLIELDLPTPDIKHIGDLRFVDPTKIFNQWTLPLNEQDPNSLLAPVIRAASKALGIHLNRLNIQHLAVNYEELAINSLNEVAKTALALDLELELTDDGNPTPNELASAFSQTECKRVLQKQLRHALPELKVFTHKQNDQDTNLNEIGETETNQETTIHYANWTCPANHYLDITNQQILVNLLANGKSRATARHKIQVNLGKKECWSDITWDILSQSVQSNIELLTQEKYVNNINLGRKQAADLNKDMVSMLQARSAEHMVGQIQKATISGVQSYGFFAEISPSMFEGLVHVSSLNDDWYEYRSRHNKLVGRKSRKVYQIGDILDVRVLKVDVLRNQIDLEVASLQDSDEHPSDEIDDRNIESIATSSSDENDQ from the coding sequence ATGATGCTTTTTACAGTTTCCAGTCTTATAGAACATATAAGACCTCAGGGTGAGATAGAGGTAAAGAAACTTGAAAAGATCCTCAAACTAACGAAAAAGGCAGATCGTCAAAAATTAGAAATAGCAATAAATGCTCTATCAAGACTAGGTTTATTAAAGCAGTTAGATAACGGAATAATTCAGTTAAATGATACGGATAGTTTTGTTGAGGGTAAACTTAGGTGCAGTAGTAAAGGATATTGTTTTGCCTTGAGAGATGACGAAGGAGAAGATATCTACATCAGAGATCAATATTTAAACCATGCATGGAATGGAGACCGCGTATTAGTAAAAGTCACTAGAGAGGGTATAAGAAGGAGGTCCCCAGAGGGCACCATTCAATGTATTTTAGAGAGGTCTACTACTAACCTTCTAGGTGTTGTAGATAAACAAGAAGATGAATTATATGCTCTACCTCTAGATGACAGGTTACTAACAATAATAAAGCTGCCTGAAGCAGATAGTTGTTATTTCCAAGAAAACCCTGAATTAAGCCTTGTTGAAGTAAAGATTGATAAGTACCCTTTAGCACAATTTCCAGCTGAAGGTCATGTCGCTAGGCCATTAACCCTAAAGGGTGGATTATCTGGTGATAGAGATATCTTGTTAACGAAAGCAAGCCTTCAAGATCTTCCGAAGCCTCCTAGGTGTTCTCTCAAAGCAACAAATTCAGCTAATAGACTTGACCTTACAAAGCAACCATCAATCCTCTTAAGAAGTTGGACTTCTGAGAGCAGTCCAACGTTACCTGCTGTACATGTACAACCTCACAATGGAGGATTTCATCTTTGGGTTCATTCACCAGCTATAGCAGAGAGAGTAACAATAGGCAATACACTTGAGAGTTGGTTAAGAGAAAGAAACCAAGCACACTGTCTAGGGGATATATGGATCCCACTATTAAATAAAACGTTAGAAGCCAGAACTAATTTCAAGCTCAATGAAGTACAGGAATCTGTAAGCGTTAAACTAGAAATTGATTCAGAAGGGGATCTAAAAGATTGGGAGTTTGCATTAAGTTCAATTAAACCTGTTGCGGAAGTAAACCAGCAACATCTAGAAGCTATTTCCACGAGAAAGCCAAAAGCTAGAACTATTCCCTCTACATTAAAATCCATAAAGGAAGAGTTGGATCAAATCAATGATTTGATCCACTGCTCAAGAGCATTAAAACGATCTGAAATACAAGCTGGATTAATTGAGCTTGACCTTCCGACACCTGATATAAAACATATTGGTGATTTACGCTTTGTTGATCCTACAAAGATTTTTAACCAATGGACTCTTCCCCTTAATGAACAAGATCCTAATTCATTATTAGCCCCTGTTATAAGGGCTGCATCAAAGGCACTAGGGATTCATCTTAATAGATTAAACATACAACATCTTGCAGTTAACTATGAAGAATTAGCAATTAATAGCCTCAATGAAGTTGCTAAAACCGCACTTGCACTCGATTTGGAATTAGAGTTGACGGATGATGGCAATCCAACGCCAAATGAACTTGCTAGCGCTTTTTCCCAAACTGAATGCAAACGTGTCTTACAAAAACAACTACGTCATGCCCTTCCTGAATTGAAAGTATTTACACACAAACAAAATGACCAAGATACTAATTTAAACGAAATAGGTGAGACTGAAACCAACCAAGAAACAACAATTCATTATGCTAACTGGACTTGCCCAGCGAATCACTACCTTGATATTACAAATCAACAGATACTCGTTAATTTATTAGCCAATGGAAAATCAAGAGCAACTGCAAGGCACAAAATCCAAGTTAACTTAGGGAAAAAGGAATGTTGGTCCGATATTACCTGGGATATATTAAGCCAATCCGTCCAAAGCAACATAGAGTTATTGACTCAAGAAAAATACGTTAATAACATTAACCTAGGAAGAAAACAGGCTGCTGATTTAAATAAGGATATGGTATCAATGTTGCAAGCAAGGTCAGCGGAACATATGGTTGGCCAAATCCAAAAAGCGACTATTAGTGGTGTTCAAAGCTATGGTTTCTTTGCTGAAATCTCCCCTTCTATGTTTGAAGGACTTGTTCACGTAAGTTCTTTAAACGATGACTGGTATGAATATCGATCAAGGCATAATAAACTTGTTGGACGAAAAAGTCGAAAGGTCTATCAAATTGGAGACATTCTAGATGTAAGAGTGTTAAAGGTCGATGTCCTAAGAAATCAAATAGACCTTGAAGTAGCTTCATTACAGGATTCAGATGAGCACCCAAGCGATGAGATTGATGACAGAAATATTGAATCCATAGCCACATCTTCGTCAGATGAAAATGACCAATAG
- a CDS encoding TldD/PmbA family protein translates to MTLSNHSQPYSLNDGLNVEIISQLFEAHAAKEGIIKWDLGASQSSDSSVQVDKGQAKQMKAAERYSLTVRVWNHDGLVGITSTSDVSEDGLRNAFCGAKEASYFGNPNEPPDFSPLSKAPLPKLDRPLKQSQGIGYLFHKLKDAEASLLDSHPAIKTIPYNGLAEACTHRLYVNSEGACRQQTRTYGSLYLYARAEEAGRKPRSAGAIRVASGSQDLDILGCVEEASIRTISHLNYYPIQTGKYLICFSPEAFLDLIGSFTSMFNARSILDGVSLTKRDAIGSKIAVPKLTINDNAIHIGNIAASSFDGEGTPTRDLCIVNGGIIENFLHSEATAREFGVNPTGHAGIGSKVSVGPDWLDIKRSTTSSSLPEELNHTNYDNPFILVESLNALHAGVKASQGSFSLPFDGWLVKGGERISIEAATIAGDIRNVLSTIVEIEKNQSITPSGACPHVWVEELSITGEA, encoded by the coding sequence TTGACGTTATCCAACCACTCCCAACCTTATTCTTTAAATGATGGGCTCAATGTTGAAATTATTAGTCAATTATTTGAAGCTCATGCCGCCAAAGAAGGAATAATAAAGTGGGATTTGGGAGCTTCACAAAGTAGTGATAGTTCTGTTCAAGTTGACAAAGGACAAGCAAAGCAGATGAAAGCTGCTGAAAGGTATTCACTAACAGTGAGGGTATGGAACCATGATGGACTTGTAGGAATTACCAGTACTTCTGATGTTTCTGAAGACGGATTGAGAAATGCCTTTTGTGGAGCAAAAGAAGCTAGCTATTTTGGTAATCCGAATGAGCCACCAGACTTTTCACCTCTTTCTAAAGCACCTTTACCCAAACTAGATAGGCCACTAAAACAATCACAAGGGATTGGATATTTATTCCATAAACTAAAAGATGCAGAAGCTAGTTTATTGGATAGTCACCCCGCGATTAAAACTATACCCTATAACGGCTTAGCAGAGGCATGTACACATAGGCTTTATGTAAATAGTGAAGGAGCTTGTAGACAACAGACTCGAACATACGGAAGCCTTTATTTGTATGCTAGGGCAGAAGAAGCTGGAAGAAAACCACGAAGTGCTGGCGCTATACGTGTAGCATCCGGAAGCCAAGACCTAGATATCCTTGGTTGTGTTGAGGAAGCCTCAATAAGAACAATTAGTCATCTTAATTACTACCCTATTCAAACAGGTAAATACTTAATTTGCTTTTCCCCAGAAGCATTCCTGGACTTAATAGGTTCATTTACCAGCATGTTCAATGCGAGATCTATACTTGATGGAGTAAGCCTAACTAAAAGAGATGCAATCGGCAGTAAAATAGCAGTACCTAAACTTACTATTAATGACAACGCAATTCATATCGGAAATATTGCTGCATCAAGCTTTGATGGTGAAGGAACACCTACAAGAGACCTATGTATAGTAAATGGAGGAATTATTGAAAACTTCCTCCATTCCGAAGCTACTGCTAGAGAATTTGGGGTTAACCCTACTGGACATGCGGGTATAGGATCTAAGGTCTCAGTTGGCCCAGACTGGTTAGATATAAAAAGATCCACTACATCTAGTTCATTGCCAGAAGAACTAAACCATACCAATTACGACAATCCTTTTATATTGGTTGAAAGCCTTAATGCACTACATGCAGGTGTTAAGGCAAGTCAAGGTTCTTTTTCCCTTCCTTTTGATGGTTGGCTAGTTAAGGGTGGCGAGCGGATATCAATTGAAGCAGCAACAATCGCAGGAGATATTAGAAATGTTCTTAGTACGATTGTCGAAATCGAAAAGAACCAGAGCATTACACCATCCGGAGCTTGTCCACATGTTTGGGTTGAAGAACTGTCAATTACTGGTGAAGCGTGA
- a CDS encoding TerC family protein translates to MDSAALESLGPLLDGVDKWAELAPLLPVLVSLEIVLSADNAIALAAIARSQGSLESQRWALNIGILLALVLRIILILTANLVLKYPIIQLVAGLYLTSIFVRKLISTENSEISKENDGDEPRNTSVSMLKTVILLALTDLAFSIDSVAAAVAISDQLLLVITGAIIGVLALRFTSGLFVGWLEEFTRLEMAGYLAVGFVGFKLIVLLLFTGITIPQWLVMTIIILLFAWGFSKRTDYTLP, encoded by the coding sequence ATGGATTCTGCAGCGTTGGAATCACTAGGCCCACTTCTCGATGGTGTTGATAAGTGGGCTGAGCTTGCACCCTTGTTGCCAGTATTGGTTTCACTAGAGATTGTCTTGTCTGCAGATAATGCTATTGCCTTAGCCGCTATAGCTAGATCACAAGGATCTCTCGAAAGTCAACGTTGGGCTTTAAATATAGGAATTCTTTTGGCTTTAGTCCTCAGGATCATATTGATCCTAACTGCTAATCTTGTGCTTAAGTACCCAATTATTCAACTTGTCGCAGGGTTATATCTCACCTCCATTTTTGTCAGGAAGCTAATATCTACGGAAAATAGTGAAATCTCGAAGGAAAATGATGGCGACGAACCTCGAAACACATCAGTATCCATGCTTAAAACAGTAATACTTTTGGCACTTACAGACTTAGCATTTTCTATAGATAGTGTTGCGGCAGCTGTTGCGATAAGTGATCAACTTCTTCTTGTTATAACTGGCGCAATTATAGGTGTATTAGCTTTGAGGTTCACTTCTGGACTCTTCGTGGGTTGGTTAGAGGAATTTACAAGATTGGAGATGGCGGGATATCTAGCTGTAGGTTTTGTAGGTTTTAAATTGATTGTGCTACTTTTATTTACCGGCATAACTATACCCCAATGGTTGGTTATGACAATTATTATATTATTGTTTGCTTGGGGTTTCTCTAAACGTACTGATTACACTTTACCATGA
- a CDS encoding DUF6464 family protein, protein MKTRKLLYLVNSSSEVLIDKIFLENTPYPGCWIQNNGKSYLILEQRHLYTLLNGKYTLSTVKLLVKEQSVPKDATLYDDYWVIGNPDCKYNARSPLLRCAINPQGDCNACAHLLLR, encoded by the coding sequence ATGAAGACAAGGAAACTTCTGTATTTAGTTAATTCCAGCTCTGAGGTTCTTATTGACAAGATCTTTTTAGAGAATACTCCTTATCCCGGCTGTTGGATCCAGAACAACGGCAAATCTTACCTTATACTTGAACAAAGACACTTGTACACCTTGTTAAATGGTAAATATACTCTTTCTACTGTTAAGCTTTTAGTAAAGGAACAATCTGTACCAAAAGATGCAACACTCTATGATGATTATTGGGTTATAGGCAATCCAGATTGCAAATATAATGCTAGAAGTCCACTCTTAAGATGCGCTATAAACCCGCAAGGAGATTGTAATGCCTGCGCTCACTTATTACTCCGATAA
- the fmt gene encoding methionyl-tRNA formyltransferase has product MKIVFWGTPEFAVPTLEALASSKHEVLAVVTQPDRKRGRGGNLQPSPVKKTAKQHEIDVLSPAKIKSDTETKDKLNKLKADMYIVVAYGQILSKDLLSQPRFGCWNGHASLLPRWRGAAPIQWSLISGDPYTGVGIMQMEETLDTGPLLLQEEIKIGTLDNSEILSKKLSNSTARLFINALSIIEDYILFNKIDSLPLTSQDSIGKEVTYARCISKGDLVINWKSSASDIHRKVMGLYPNCYTTFNQKRIKILDSEPMTKASSKRMTNQENSMFGPGSLKEVINGNSIVVSTSTEDLLIKQAQVEGKKPVSGDVAAKQLKMKASDSFDSKTDV; this is encoded by the coding sequence GTGAAAATAGTCTTTTGGGGAACACCAGAATTTGCAGTTCCGACGCTTGAGGCTTTGGCCTCTAGTAAACATGAAGTTTTAGCTGTAGTTACTCAACCAGATAGAAAACGAGGTAGGGGAGGAAACCTGCAACCATCTCCTGTCAAGAAAACTGCTAAGCAACACGAAATCGATGTTTTATCTCCAGCAAAAATAAAATCAGATACAGAAACAAAAGATAAACTTAATAAGCTTAAAGCTGATATGTACATAGTAGTAGCTTATGGACAGATACTTTCAAAAGATTTACTTAGTCAACCAAGATTTGGATGTTGGAATGGACATGCTTCCTTGCTGCCAAGGTGGAGGGGTGCTGCCCCAATCCAATGGAGTCTAATTTCGGGAGATCCATATACAGGAGTAGGAATTATGCAAATGGAAGAAACACTTGATACAGGTCCATTACTTCTCCAAGAAGAAATAAAGATAGGTACATTAGACAATTCAGAAATTCTATCAAAGAAGTTAAGCAATTCGACTGCTAGGCTTTTTATAAATGCTCTTTCAATAATTGAAGATTATATTTTATTCAATAAAATCGATAGTCTTCCATTAACTTCACAAGATTCTATAGGCAAAGAAGTTACATACGCAAGATGTATATCAAAAGGTGATCTAGTAATAAACTGGAAATCATCGGCATCAGATATCCATAGAAAAGTCATGGGACTCTACCCCAATTGTTATACTACATTTAATCAAAAAAGAATCAAGATATTAGATTCAGAGCCGATGACCAAAGCTTCATCAAAAAGAATGACAAATCAAGAGAATTCAATGTTTGGTCCCGGAAGTCTTAAAGAAGTAATTAATGGAAACTCAATAGTTGTATCTACATCAACAGAGGACCTGCTGATTAAACAAGCTCAAGTTGAAGGTAAAAAGCCTGTTAGCGGTGATGTTGCGGCTAAACAACTTAAGATGAAGGCCTCAGATAGTTTCGACAGCAAGACTGATGTCTAG
- a CDS encoding flavin prenyltransferase UbiX, whose protein sequence is MTNSKPYVLAITGASAQQVAERCLYLLLESQLTIHLVLSKGAHIVWQSEIGVNVPVDSGLQEKFWRERLGTSKGKLICHKWNDHSASIASGSFRTKGMIVLPCTMGTIGRIASGISSDLIERCADVHLKENRPLILAPRETPLSLVHLRNLTSLTEAGAKIYPLIPSWYSKPETLEDIIDFLVIRLFDHFDEELKNIQRWQGGI, encoded by the coding sequence ATGACCAATAGTAAGCCATATGTGTTAGCTATTACAGGAGCATCTGCTCAACAAGTTGCAGAAAGGTGTTTATATTTATTATTAGAGAGTCAATTAACCATTCATCTGGTCCTAAGCAAAGGTGCGCACATAGTATGGCAATCAGAAATTGGCGTAAATGTACCAGTAGACTCTGGGTTACAAGAAAAATTTTGGCGAGAAAGACTTGGAACTTCTAAAGGAAAACTTATTTGCCACAAATGGAATGATCATTCTGCTTCTATTGCAAGTGGAAGTTTTCGAACAAAAGGTATGATTGTTCTTCCATGTACTATGGGCACTATAGGAAGAATAGCCTCAGGGATTTCTTCTGATTTAATAGAACGTTGTGCCGATGTACATTTGAAAGAAAATAGACCATTAATACTTGCTCCTAGAGAAACTCCTTTAAGTCTGGTTCATCTTCGTAATCTAACTAGCCTTACTGAAGCTGGAGCAAAGATATACCCGCTTATACCTTCCTGGTATTCGAAGCCCGAGACATTAGAGGACATTATAGACTTTCTAGTTATTAGATTATTTGATCATTTTGATGAAGAACTAAAGAACATACAACGTTGGCAAGGAGGAATTTAA
- a CDS encoding DUF2996 domain-containing protein gives MVIESQANSEPDHNSNSEKQSNTTQQTPPPKPKPEEKPFKDFIREDFFQAIKEQLRKEQIGMSSLELVEGDRPVVGGKCFMVQGCLLSGRRFWLCFDADSIKSGKTIALAESGAEPSLLESFLIDEKRITLALLVSRLLQRLNGQKWLGSN, from the coding sequence ATGGTGATCGAATCCCAAGCAAATTCAGAACCAGATCACAATTCAAACTCCGAAAAGCAGTCAAATACAACCCAACAGACTCCACCACCTAAGCCCAAGCCGGAGGAAAAGCCTTTTAAGGACTTTATTCGTGAGGATTTCTTCCAAGCAATAAAAGAGCAACTCAGAAAGGAACAGATAGGCATGAGCTCGCTTGAGCTTGTTGAGGGAGATAGGCCTGTAGTCGGTGGTAAATGCTTTATGGTTCAAGGATGCTTGCTATCAGGTAGGCGGTTTTGGCTGTGTTTTGATGCTGACTCGATCAAGTCAGGAAAAACAATTGCCTTGGCTGAATCCGGAGCAGAGCCTAGTCTTCTGGAATCATTCCTTATAGATGAGAAGCGCATTACGTTGGCCCTTCTAGTTTCTAGACTCCTTCAAAGGCTTAATGGGCAAAAGTGGCTAGGCAGCAACTAA